The following are encoded in a window of Mycoplasma anserisalpingitidis genomic DNA:
- a CDS encoding PDxFFG protein, with product MSKRRKTISLKKKILTSFGVLFAGSAIAISGMFIYANNSDEVNGTYSSIPKNKLINDYSSFRVNGELKPELAILDPLKEKVVARISEDYNEFWFESNVDKKYTFNEFFNVYYQIYNESFTLEVKYGSFSFYDEYVLAVNPKQFIEFTKWFIDNVSWGPDLLTLDSFRIVPGVEQNGNAITLGSHSTLHKESSEIKFFPDAFFGSMPIYSILSGSGNANDSLTYSTFSNPESLDKVNEFLSNIPLATSIKNAREGLINSSSYLGVTIPERLIGKEFLVMPSKNSKPNDFDNVKSLSDFIVIDSNISEQEFKDMIIKLEQTDSTVSNITKENFKLMTVKEVSVVNDKVEALNIIFEDKSITDSKRFYQYTLKPGVSNDKNIISYNTFRDVVNNTIEHFYDFYDVHEFEKETLTIYTPIENGAKLQFFRNRIEAINALKEFADYNNLDSDFKNRIQNYKLEEIRIDRDSNNSAQKINFKLISNDNETRWVIFDINDIQSNKSVKEQFDQIKSAIGYNGSINPIAITASSEDTTLVDENGNPVKGLAARKFQIYNEAYAGLFDVVVKKYPHLLKEKSGPHVVRKLNDKGYFEYTIKDGIYKGFSDQDRIGLPLLLSASIPNYEGISTDFLKYVATHEYGHHYTLEKGQAWDTPNNAVLIGGLSTRGGASDSSYYSAIALRNYLYARTNLDFDRINTSGIVSEAGEFTRFKFIKSDGTVAIESYADVWGTNKQNDEVGNVIDNPERRFLQTFDGMKKAAELRGVSLGDLFIANSFDSDSGTLNPYIEGEAKVFVKEIDENGNAILKAGSVQASNIAKYITDGMGNSLENVLEVDEKNNTISIKVVDWLNNDPKTKIITKVNLLNSDKTPAISVPLNEELTSDEVAEVNALISEITKIFQQLIYTRYYESGWNNANTSLGGKTEVSLRTLSGEFSSPVYKRNLVYRNQSYEYDPSTNFLEQTNQGITRNTYHNLALSGDIFEEAMNIFKSSRESSQWGSIHESSGVGVRLAFVENSGSTYKVKSKYTTPYASDSEFLKSSYDANANILNNLKDFAQRTPYGKFSYSLQSNLANYFGFNDKSILTNNPNAFVSSKLLSYVDSNGYLVAGIDYEDIFANNQSSKLQNVVINPFSRAYSGIIDNLFESFNKRYVKEVKNNKTENKTKKALTFDSLEELFAFASIDYKKAVKVINEDKSVSYNWDINYVKTKFDFDIFKNGLLSTKNENNDQKIETILSSEQNIANELMYRFRHSNLFLSVVDFNPATDLVSHEAIFSKEYGIEILEPQFIEGYVENKELIDEKTKYKFDVETLQKAIADYITKVTEDAKYLVNADTWDLYTFIGNNIFFKDLGVGNITYDSIVMTSFTNGTPTVDVTQYNATRIEPLLNDKFTDYIYSLAETLTRDYVQTTYITNTNNFGNLPSFLNGINEATTGLDYVVDATKLSFWNDRLLDHAKTNRAIYDALISSKLDDYYNNELVIKIFTEYNAKYLEYKAEWERLKEEIAKFEKEHEGQSYSRDPKYKELNNLKDEYAFKMVAIIGEKFEKTQAVRDEIIKDFKNPEIFSGQKMSSVESRESSYFGNFISKSNGFFKDRWQKEKIGMELYDENLDEVIDETIRLKDFNGEKITSRPKAFFVSQLMNYGVGNRNIAGVFRNKDYDAVAMYGFIENKYAEKIKKIKFTDVSTKEVKYVNVNINSTNNIFYLQKQNDASSKVTLHDLGYSSWITDYAIMAKYRDTLLLPKHSYYMEFVDENNEVVSQLNLGDIKSLSENGKDSSQAPIYITNELNKDKQKTGKVVISVNHQFNI from the coding sequence ATGAGTAAAAGAAGAAAAACTATTTCATTAAAGAAAAAAATTCTAACCTCATTTGGAGTTTTATTTGCTGGTTCAGCAATTGCTATTTCTGGTATGTTCATTTATGCCAATAATTCTGATGAAGTTAACGGAACTTATTCAAGCATACCTAAGAATAAATTAATCAATGATTATTCATCATTCAGGGTTAATGGAGAGTTAAAACCCGAGTTAGCTATACTTGACCCGCTTAAAGAAAAGGTGGTTGCTAGAATAAGTGAAGATTATAACGAATTTTGATTTGAATCTAATGTTGACAAGAAATATACTTTTAATGAATTTTTCAATGTTTACTATCAGATTTACAATGAAAGTTTTACATTAGAAGTTAAATATGGAAGTTTTAGTTTTTACGATGAGTATGTTTTAGCGGTAAACCCAAAGCAATTTATTGAATTTACTAAATGATTTATTGACAATGTTTCATGAGGTCCTGACTTATTAACTCTAGATTCTTTTAGAATTGTTCCTGGTGTTGAACAAAACGGTAATGCTATAACACTTGGTTCACATTCAACACTTCATAAAGAATCGAGTGAAATTAAATTCTTCCCTGATGCTTTCTTTGGTTCGATGCCAATATATTCAATTCTTAGTGGTTCGGGAAATGCTAATGATTCTTTAACTTACTCAACTTTTAGTAACCCAGAATCTTTGGATAAAGTAAACGAATTTTTATCAAATATTCCCTTAGCTACTTCAATTAAAAATGCAAGAGAAGGACTAATAAATAGTTCTTCGTATTTAGGTGTAACCATTCCAGAAAGATTAATTGGTAAAGAATTTTTAGTAATGCCTTCTAAAAACTCAAAACCTAATGACTTTGACAATGTTAAATCATTGAGCGATTTTATTGTTATTGATTCAAATATTTCTGAACAAGAATTCAAAGATATGATTATTAAATTAGAACAGACTGATTCAACTGTTTCAAATATCACTAAAGAAAATTTCAAATTAATGACTGTTAAAGAAGTTTCAGTCGTTAATGATAAAGTTGAAGCATTAAACATAATTTTTGAAGACAAAAGTATTACTGATTCAAAGAGATTTTATCAATATACTCTTAAACCAGGTGTTTCGAATGACAAAAATATAATCTCTTATAATACTTTTAGAGATGTGGTTAATAACACTATTGAACATTTCTATGATTTTTATGATGTTCATGAATTTGAAAAAGAAACATTAACTATTTACACACCAATTGAAAATGGAGCAAAACTACAATTCTTTAGAAATAGAATTGAAGCCATTAATGCTTTAAAAGAATTTGCTGATTATAATAATTTGGATAGTGATTTTAAAAATAGAATTCAAAACTATAAACTTGAAGAAATAAGAATTGACAGAGATAGCAATAATTCAGCGCAAAAAATTAACTTTAAATTAATTTCAAATGATAATGAAACACGTTGAGTTATTTTTGATATTAATGATATTCAATCTAACAAAAGTGTTAAAGAACAATTTGACCAAATTAAATCCGCAATTGGTTATAACGGTTCAATTAATCCAATTGCTATAACTGCTTCTTCAGAAGATACCACTTTAGTTGATGAGAACGGAAATCCAGTTAAAGGTTTAGCAGCGAGAAAATTTCAAATCTACAATGAAGCTTATGCAGGACTTTTTGATGTCGTTGTCAAAAAATATCCACATTTATTGAAAGAAAAAAGTGGTCCACATGTTGTAAGAAAATTAAATGACAAAGGATATTTTGAATATACTATCAAGGATGGCATTTACAAAGGTTTTAGTGATCAAGATAGAATCGGTCTTCCATTACTTTTATCTGCTTCAATTCCTAATTATGAAGGAATTTCAACAGATTTCCTAAAATATGTTGCAACTCATGAATATGGACATCACTACACTCTTGAAAAAGGTCAAGCATGAGATACACCAAATAACGCTGTTTTAATTGGTGGTCTTTCAACTCGTGGAGGTGCTTCAGATTCTTCGTATTATTCAGCTATAGCTCTTAGAAATTACTTATATGCTAGAACAAATCTTGATTTTGATAGAATCAACACTTCTGGTATAGTGAGTGAAGCAGGAGAATTCACAAGATTCAAATTCATCAAATCTGATGGAACTGTTGCTATTGAAAGTTACGCAGACGTTTGAGGAACGAATAAACAAAATGATGAAGTAGGCAATGTAATTGATAATCCTGAAAGACGTTTTTTACAAACTTTTGATGGAATGAAAAAAGCTGCTGAATTAAGAGGTGTTAGTTTAGGTGATTTATTTATCGCTAATTCTTTTGACTCAGACTCCGGTACATTAAACCCTTATATCGAAGGTGAAGCTAAAGTTTTTGTTAAAGAAATTGATGAGAATGGTAATGCCATTTTAAAAGCAGGTAGTGTTCAAGCTTCAAATATTGCTAAATATATTACTGATGGTATGGGAAATTCACTTGAAAATGTTCTTGAAGTTGATGAAAAGAATAATACAATTTCAATTAAAGTTGTTGATTGATTAAATAATGATCCTAAAACTAAAATTATTACAAAAGTTAACTTACTTAATTCCGATAAAACACCTGCTATTTCAGTTCCTTTAAATGAAGAATTAACTAGTGATGAAGTTGCTGAAGTGAATGCTTTAATTTCTGAAATTACAAAAATTTTCCAACAATTAATTTACACAAGATACTATGAAAGTGGATGAAATAATGCAAATACTTCTCTTGGTGGAAAAACTGAAGTTTCGCTTAGAACTTTAAGTGGTGAATTTTCAAGCCCGGTTTACAAGAGAAACTTAGTTTACAGAAATCAATCATATGAATATGACCCAAGTACAAACTTCCTCGAACAAACTAATCAAGGTATAACAAGAAACACTTATCATAATTTAGCACTTAGTGGTGATATCTTTGAAGAAGCTATGAATATTTTCAAAAGTAGTAGAGAATCATCTCAATGAGGAAGTATTCACGAATCTTCAGGTGTTGGGGTTCGTTTAGCATTTGTTGAAAATTCAGGAAGTACATACAAAGTGAAATCTAAATATACAACTCCTTATGCTTCGGATTCAGAGTTTCTTAAAAGTTCATATGATGCAAATGCAAATATTTTAAATAATTTAAAAGATTTTGCTCAACGTACACCATATGGTAAATTTAGTTATTCTCTTCAAAGTAATTTAGCAAACTATTTTGGATTTAATGATAAATCAATTTTAACTAATAATCCAAATGCATTTGTTTCGTCAAAATTACTTTCTTATGTTGATTCTAATGGATATTTAGTTGCTGGAATTGACTATGAAGATATTTTTGCAAATAATCAAAGTAGTAAGTTACAAAATGTTGTAATTAATCCATTTAGTCGTGCATACTCAGGAATTATTGATAATCTTTTTGAATCATTCAATAAGCGTTATGTTAAAGAAGTTAAAAATAATAAAACTGAAAATAAAACTAAAAAGGCACTTACCTTTGATTCACTTGAAGAATTATTTGCCTTTGCTTCAATAGATTATAAAAAAGCTGTTAAAGTAATCAACGAAGATAAGAGTGTTTCGTATAACTGAGATATTAATTATGTAAAAACAAAATTTGACTTTGATATTTTTAAAAATGGATTACTCTCAACAAAAAATGAAAATAATGATCAAAAAATTGAAACAATTTTAAGTAGTGAACAAAATATTGCAAATGAATTAATGTATCGTTTTAGACACAGTAATTTATTCTTAAGTGTTGTTGATTTTAACCCTGCCACTGATTTAGTATCTCATGAAGCAATTTTTTCTAAAGAATATGGAATTGAAATTCTTGAACCTCAATTCATTGAAGGTTATGTAGAAAATAAAGAATTAATTGACGAAAAAACTAAATATAAATTTGATGTAGAAACTCTTCAAAAAGCTATTGCAGATTACATTACTAAAGTAACTGAGGATGCAAAATATTTAGTTAATGCTGATACTTGAGATTTATACACTTTTATTGGTAATAATATTTTCTTCAAAGATCTGGGAGTAGGTAATATTACTTATGATTCAATAGTAATGACTAGTTTTACTAATGGTACTCCAACAGTTGATGTAACTCAATATAATGCAACAAGAATTGAACCTTTATTAAATGACAAATTTACTGATTATATCTACTCATTAGCTGAAACTCTTACCCGTGATTATGTACAAACTACTTATATAACAAACACGAATAATTTTGGAAACTTACCAAGTTTCTTAAATGGAATTAATGAAGCTACCACTGGACTTGATTATGTTGTTGATGCAACTAAATTAAGTTTTTGAAATGATCGTCTTTTAGATCATGCTAAAACTAATAGAGCAATTTATGACGCGCTTATTTCTTCAAAACTTGATGATTATTACAACAATGAATTAGTAATCAAGATCTTTACAGAATATAATGCTAAATATTTAGAATATAAAGCTGAATGAGAACGCCTTAAAGAAGAAATAGCTAAATTCGAAAAAGAACATGAAGGACAATCATATTCAAGAGATCCTAAATATAAAGAGTTGAATAATCTTAAAGATGAATATGCATTTAAAATGGTTGCTATAATTGGAGAAAAATTTGAAAAAACTCAAGCTGTTCGTGATGAAATTATCAAAGATTTTAAAAATCCTGAAATTTTTAGTGGGCAAAAAATGTCTAGTGTTGAATCAAGAGAATCATCATATTTTGGTAACTTTATAAGTAAATCAAATGGTTTCTTTAAAGATAGATGACAAAAAGAAAAAATCGGAATGGAACTTTACGATGAAAATCTTGATGAAGTTATCGATGAAACAATTAGATTAAAAGACTTTAATGGTGAAAAAATTACAAGTAGACCTAAAGCTTTCTTTGTTTCACAATTAATGAACTATGGAGTTGGAAACAGAAATATCGCAGGTGTATTTAGAAATAAAGATTATGATGCAGTTGCTATGTATGGATTTATTGAAAATAAATATGCTGAAAAAATTAAGAAGATTAAATTCACTGATGTAAGCACTAAAGAAGTTAAATATGTTAATGTAAATATTAATTCGACAAACAATATTTTCTATTTACAAAAACAAAATGACGCTTCTTCAAAAGTAACTTTACATGATTTGGGTTACTCTTCGTGAATAACAGATTATGCAATTATGGCTAAATATAGAGATACATTATTATTACCAAAACACTCATATTACATGGAATTTGTGGATGAAAATAATGAAGTAGTATCTCAACTAAATCTTGGTGATATCAAAAGCTTATCTGAAAATGGTAAAGACTCTTCTCAAGCTCCAATTTACATTACAAACGAATTAAACAAAGATAAACAAAAAACAGGAAAAGTTGTGATTTCTGTAAATCACCAATTTAACATATAG
- a CDS encoding ABC transporter substrate-binding protein has protein sequence MKKLNKWKLPLLAISSVTAFSSLAVLVSCNDNKKTELEKLKEIYGIDTSKNSSFIKYDFGLATEPINNLNYIRYKSMDKVLPSLVDSYLKSGPNTQLKSVIPTNQFNFVMMDVVEADQSSNFDNYYNKLSSKLESEEGYGNVLGQWYAVDNFSIVGGLGAPTIGSDVKKSASMYAFRNPKNQNNYMAITGNLNEYKNKWSNGDYVSATDLRDYLEYILDLNTGSQKLDTIVKYSFRAADEFLAAQREYSKLFNTSYKNPWGRRKYIYNSELGRYIQDPNDIPWQSQVSDANGNPIDLDAIEKIRQAALKFGFYTGQYFLDFSNEEIAKSLHLNTSFNPNAEVQDFTLLTKDNRQVKIQLVRNQYVNPYQKFDFSNEKIEGKIKTLSYNQFGFTAIFDENKTPDLSYLLFTIFSNLYPINRAYVETDGEGIEKYGSDPKKFLTTGPFLINDIVLGPQGYIDLVKDKDYFDASNTISNKIKILFSTDKNINATFFEDGIISQTFIPANKITGYWSDPLFKQYLNKNQGYGTIAYGFNLDNETNTNGYVQDQDLRNAIYFAIDREDILKYVGWDFSFPVNTWTAYGQYKSFDGKNLEMFFNGLTSNTKNNKTFDLQNYEYVIHLSKAFNFEKTERKDIAYDLETAKYYLERFKAKHPELKSISLTFLNNSTDEQKKAGQFLKEKLNAAFNGYINIELKSLPENTFVSFIETGKYDIIYQNYDRIGGNGPSDYIGAFFKRDEIDSLGQKNIAFKDNPVGSFIYADYISNLVLEKLVNTENGKTLTKTEVLSKDINRIREIIESNLEMLELIKKPGRSKNKLLLTEFAQTKTNEIIQILKERYSDDSELFTSEYVSNLILYISINLNKNELNLDDIPGLRSLKITKAFNEYIFNKFGLDKIVELTTDTRDRLNFNQVKQSVSGKQIPDYWRKFIDLSYQRSDETLSDYTSRLNAFFSGNLTDEENNEGWDQAQIYTFIGSVEKIVRDAAPVIPLMEVDTNWEITKVGGVDSLYRFALQYAYDYTNPPRSGLPRRKDG, from the coding sequence ATGAAAAAATTAAACAAATGAAAATTACCATTACTAGCTATTTCAAGTGTTACTGCATTTAGTTCTCTTGCTGTATTAGTTTCGTGTAATGATAATAAAAAAACTGAGTTAGAAAAACTAAAAGAAATTTATGGAATAGATACTTCCAAAAATTCTTCATTCATAAAATATGATTTTGGTTTAGCTACTGAACCAATTAATAATTTGAACTATATTCGTTATAAATCAATGGATAAAGTACTTCCATCACTAGTGGATTCATATTTAAAATCTGGACCAAATACTCAACTTAAAAGTGTTATTCCAACAAATCAATTTAACTTTGTAATGATGGATGTTGTTGAAGCTGATCAATCATCAAATTTTGATAATTACTACAATAAACTTTCTTCTAAACTTGAATCAGAAGAAGGGTATGGTAACGTACTTGGTCAATGATATGCTGTAGATAATTTTTCAATTGTTGGGGGTTTAGGAGCACCGACAATCGGTTCAGATGTTAAAAAGAGCGCTTCAATGTATGCATTTAGAAATCCAAAAAATCAAAACAACTATATGGCTATAACTGGAAATCTTAATGAATACAAAAATAAATGAAGTAACGGTGATTATGTTAGTGCAACTGATTTAAGAGATTATCTTGAATATATTTTGGACTTAAATACTGGTTCGCAAAAGTTAGATACTATAGTTAAATATAGTTTTAGAGCTGCCGATGAATTTCTTGCTGCTCAAAGAGAATATAGTAAATTATTTAACACTTCATATAAAAATCCATGAGGTCGTAGAAAATACATTTACAATTCTGAATTAGGAAGATACATTCAAGATCCTAATGATATCCCATGACAAAGTCAAGTTAGTGATGCTAATGGAAATCCAATTGACTTAGATGCAATTGAAAAAATTAGACAAGCAGCATTAAAATTTGGATTCTATACTGGACAATATTTCTTAGATTTTAGTAATGAAGAAATTGCTAAATCACTACACTTAAATACAAGTTTTAACCCAAATGCTGAAGTTCAAGATTTTACTTTATTAACTAAAGATAATAGACAAGTTAAAATTCAACTTGTAAGAAATCAATATGTTAATCCATATCAAAAATTTGACTTCAGTAATGAAAAAATTGAAGGTAAAATAAAGACTTTAAGTTACAATCAATTTGGATTTACAGCGATTTTTGATGAAAATAAAACTCCTGATCTTTCTTATTTATTATTTACAATTTTTTCAAATCTTTACCCAATAAATCGTGCTTACGTTGAAACTGATGGTGAAGGAATTGAAAAATACGGTTCTGATCCTAAGAAATTTTTAACTACTGGACCATTTTTAATCAATGATATTGTTCTTGGTCCACAAGGATACATTGATTTAGTTAAAGATAAAGATTATTTTGATGCTTCAAATACAATTTCAAACAAAATTAAGATTCTATTTTCAACAGATAAAAACATTAATGCAACTTTCTTTGAAGATGGAATAATTTCACAGACTTTTATTCCTGCTAATAAAATTACTGGATATTGATCTGATCCATTATTTAAACAATACTTAAACAAAAACCAAGGTTATGGAACAATCGCTTATGGATTTAACTTAGATAATGAAACAAATACAAACGGTTATGTACAAGATCAAGATTTACGTAATGCAATTTACTTTGCTATTGATCGTGAAGATATCTTAAAATATGTAGGATGAGATTTTTCATTCCCAGTTAATACTTGAACTGCATATGGACAATATAAATCTTTTGATGGTAAAAACCTTGAAATGTTCTTTAATGGTTTAACATCAAACACAAAAAACAATAAAACTTTTGATTTACAAAATTATGAATATGTAATTCACCTTTCAAAAGCATTTAATTTTGAAAAAACAGAACGTAAAGATATTGCTTATGATTTAGAAACAGCTAAATATTATCTTGAAAGATTTAAGGCTAAACACCCAGAGTTAAAAAGTATTTCATTAACATTCTTGAATAACTCAACAGATGAGCAGAAAAAAGCTGGACAATTCTTAAAAGAAAAATTAAACGCTGCTTTTAATGGTTATATAAATATAGAACTAAAAAGCTTACCTGAAAATACTTTTGTTAGTTTTATTGAAACTGGTAAATATGACATTATCTACCAAAACTACGACAGAATAGGTGGTAATGGACCTTCAGATTACATAGGTGCATTCTTCAAACGTGATGAAATTGACTCATTAGGGCAAAAAAATATTGCATTTAAAGATAACCCAGTTGGTTCATTTATTTACGCTGATTATATTTCTAACTTAGTTTTAGAAAAATTAGTAAACACAGAAAATGGAAAAACATTAACTAAAACAGAAGTTTTATCAAAAGATATTAACCGTATTCGTGAAATAATCGAATCAAATTTAGAAATGTTAGAATTAATTAAAAAACCAGGAAGAAGTAAAAATAAACTTCTTTTAACTGAATTTGCTCAAACTAAAACAAATGAAATTATTCAAATTCTTAAAGAGAGATATTCTGATGATTCAGAATTATTTACAAGTGAATATGTATCTAATCTAATTTTATATATTTCAATTAACTTAAATAAAAATGAACTTAATCTTGATGATATTCCAGGTTTAAGAAGTTTAAAAATAACTAAAGCTTTTAATGAATATATCTTTAATAAATTTGGCCTTGATAAAATAGTTGAATTAACTACTGACACTAGAGATAGATTAAACTTTAATCAAGTTAAACAATCGGTTTCAGGAAAACAAATTCCTGATTATTGAAGAAAATTTATTGATTTGAGTTACCAAAGAAGTGATGAAACTTTATCAGATTACACTTCTAGATTAAATGCCTTTTTCTCAGGTAATTTAACAGATGAAGAAAATAATGAAGGTTGAGATCAAGCGCAAATTTATACATTTATCGGTTCGGTTGAAAAAATTGTTCGTGATGCTGCACCAGTTATTCCACTTATGGAAGTTGATACAAATTGAGAAATAACTAAAGTTGGTGGTGTTGATTCACTCTACCGTTTTGCACTCCAATATGCTTATGATTATACTAATCCACCACGTAGTGGATTACCAAGAAGAAAGGATGGTTAA